TAGGTTAGAAGAAATTAAAGAAATGATTTCATTATTTGATGAAGATCAATCTGGAGTTAGGCAACTTGAGACCACAATTTCATATGGGAAAAAGAAAATTGCTGAAATAGAAGAGCGGATAAATGAGTTTCAAACGTTGAAAGAGGATATGGAAGACTACTTAGAGCAATTCGAAATGCAATTAAGCAAGGTGAGAAAGGGTGAAAGAAAATGAATTTCTATAAAACAGATGAACAGTTAAAAGAGATTTTAAAAAAGCAGTTTGATGCAGGATTTTTCGCTTGGGCTGACAAAGAATTGGAACAGTTTGGTTATGAGTGTGCGACAACAATAGATGAGAGAGCACGACACACTGACCGTGAAGGCGAACCGAAATTAGTAAAGTATGATCGATTTGGTAATGATCAATCTCATGTATGGTTAAACGAAGGTTATCGCAAAACAAGAGATTACACATACGGAAAAGGAATCGTAGGATATGTTCATAAAGAGATTCCGGAATTACAGCGAAAAGGAGACTATGTTTACTCTTTTGCACAAGGTTATTTATTATCACAAACAGAGCCAGGTTTTTACTGTCCTGTCACATTAACAATGGCAACAGCATATTTATTGGAAAACTACGCTGATAAAACGTTAAAAGAAACATATTTACCACACGTATTATCAACTGGAGAGCATGAGTTATATGAAGGAGCAACCTTTTTAACAGAACGTCAAGGGGGTTCTGACGTAGGAGCAAACGAGACGAAAGCAGTATATGAAAACGGATCATATAAACTATATGGAGAAAAGTATTTCGCAAGCAATGGTGGAGCTTGTGGTGTAGCAACAGTTTTAGCGCGGACAGAAGGCGCACAAGAAGGCACAAGAGGGTTATCGTTGTTTCTCGTACCATGGAGAAATGAAGACGGCTCATTAAATGGACTGTCAATTCGAAGGCTTAAGGATAAACTTGGTGTGCGTGCAGTTCCTTCAGCAGAAGTGACGTTTGAAGGCGCGGAAGCTTATATGATCGGCGAAAAAGAACGAGGTTTTTATTACATGATGGAAGCGTTAAACCTATCAAGGATTTGCAATGCTGTCGCTTCTGTCGGAATTATGAGACGCGCGTATACCGAGTCTTTAAACTATGCTAATGATCGTGACGCTTTTGGGAAAAAGCTGATTGAATACCCGATGATCCAAGATACTTTAGTAAAAATGAAAGTAAAGCAAGAAGTGGAAACTGCAGCAGTTTTTGAGTTAGGTCAATTGTTTGACCGGTGGACAAAAGGAGAGACGACAAAGCTTGACGATAGCCTGCTAAGACTTCATATTGCACTATTAAAGGCCGAATCAGCCGAACAGGCGATTCATTTTTCGCATGAAGCAATCGAAATGCACGGTGGAAATGGTTATATTGAAGATTTTGTCACGCCACGCCTATTAAGAGATGCACAAGTTCTCACTGTTTGGGAAGGAACGGCAAATATATTAGGTTTAGAAATCATTCGTCTCATGAAGAAGTTTAAGGTGGATAGCGTTTTTATAAGTCAACTATATTCAGAACTTGATCATATACCTAATACTTTTACGGATAAAAAGAAAGTACTTTATGAAATAATTAGTGAGTTAAATCAAGAACTCGAAGCATATAAAACATCTG
The Bacillus shivajii DNA segment above includes these coding regions:
- a CDS encoding MerR family transcriptional regulator is translated as MKSITEVARDYNVSTRALRYYEEIGILHPKRGKQRQRLFDKKDLTRLSLLIRGKKFGFRLEEIKEMISLFDEDQSGVRQLETTISYGKKKIAEIEERINEFQTLKEDMEDYLEQFEMQLSKVRKGERK
- a CDS encoding acyl-CoA dehydrogenase family protein, with protein sequence MNFYKTDEQLKEILKKQFDAGFFAWADKELEQFGYECATTIDERARHTDREGEPKLVKYDRFGNDQSHVWLNEGYRKTRDYTYGKGIVGYVHKEIPELQRKGDYVYSFAQGYLLSQTEPGFYCPVTLTMATAYLLENYADKTLKETYLPHVLSTGEHELYEGATFLTERQGGSDVGANETKAVYENGSYKLYGEKYFASNGGACGVATVLARTEGAQEGTRGLSLFLVPWRNEDGSLNGLSIRRLKDKLGVRAVPSAEVTFEGAEAYMIGEKERGFYYMMEALNLSRICNAVASVGIMRRAYTESLNYANDRDAFGKKLIEYPMIQDTLVKMKVKQEVETAAVFELGQLFDRWTKGETTKLDDSLLRLHIALLKAESAEQAIHFSHEAIEMHGGNGYIEDFVTPRLLRDAQVLTVWEGTANILGLEIIRLMKKFKVDSVFISQLYSELDHIPNTFTDKKKVLYEIISELNQELEAYKTSDSISQTRIVKQLSKKMVTTLEAVIALNLLAESKTERQEEVFNIYTQNELLPLFQKETKGWTLDDGKIILGEKIAQL